The following is a genomic window from Nicotiana tabacum cultivar K326 chromosome 3, ASM71507v2, whole genome shotgun sequence.
tatttcggtcaaagtttaagcgggtccgcactggaatggtacacaaggcaggatcctagcaggtggtatacctgggacgatctagcacaagcatttgcaggtcacttctagtataaccttgagatcgtccctgaccgtctcacactgttgaaacttgagaaaaatcctagagagagcttcagggaattcggattccgttggagagaacaggcagcaagagtcgatccaccaatgagggaaggtgaaatggtggactacttcttacaaactttggagccaacttactttggtcacctggtgacgtcagttggtaaatcttttaacgaagtagtaaaaatgggtggtatggttgaagagggactcaggtccaacaagataatgagctattcggcaatcaaggccacaactcaggctatccaaagcagcacgggaggtgcgctcgggaaaaagaaaatagaggaggtcgcaacagtcgaagcaggtacttggtccagatccagaggtccttcccctcgctgccaacctagaccccatcaccaaaattatccacacactccatacaaccctccacaaccctattatccactgcaagagccacatttctccgtccatcatgcccaaacttacacccagcctccggctcgcccacaatggcgtgcgccgtttccccagaatacatatccacctccacaaaacatataCCCACCTCCGCAaagcacatatccaccaccaagggcctacaggaatccttcagggctaggcttccgcggaaatcaggcttttAGAAATGAAAGGGTGCACAgacagagaacattcactccactgggagaaacctatactactctattccacaaattgaggcaattaggcctattgagtcctgtagagcccaaattgccaaatccccttcccaaaaatctagaccactcggtaagctgtgaatattgtttgggggctcccggacatgatactgagaagtgttggaagttgaagactgccatacaagatcttattgacacaaataggatcgaggttcaggcaccagaggcacctaacatcaatgagaacccgttgccggtgcaccatgaggcccacataATCGAACTAGTGCATGAAGGAGGGAAgcccaagaaaccctcacaaacggtaatgatgattcgtgccagtccaaACAAAAAgccgaccagtggaaaggcagtggtacagttgggaagGGTAGATGACCAGCCAGTTGTGGTAAtggggaaaggttcgtctgttgTTGTGAAGAAGCCAGAGCCGGTCAAGGTAGTGCTGCAGGGATtatcaagcacaccagtgttAGTTGTGAAGGGGGCCCGtatagaaccagttgttatcaggccagtaatgcagttgctgataacaagtgagaaagctgtgccctggagctacagtcaagtgactgtgatgcataaggggaagaaggttgtggaagaagtatgcgaggcccaggggttaactcgttcgggaagatgttttgcTCCCGTAGAATTGAGAAGAGACAATCCTATAACCATAAAGAAGCCGGTGacagaggaagaagcagaggagtttttgaagaagatgaaggcataggactactccattgtagagcagttgaggaagaccccgaccCAGATTTCGTtcctatccttgttgatccattcaagcaATCATTGCCGGGCATTAATGAAGATtttgaacgaagcccatgttccgaacaagctctcagtgaaaccatttggagaaaatagtgcacaaaatcttcgaggtaaaccgagtgacattttaCGACGATGAGTTGCCAGTAGAGGGTTTAGAACACAACAAAGCACTCTATTTGAGTGcgaaatgcgaagactcggtggtcactcgagtactgattgataatgggtccagtgccaatatctgtcctttggccactctgaacaaactgaAAGTTGATGATGATAGGATTCACAGGAACAACGTCTgcatccgaggttttgatgggggtggTACTGACATagtgggtgatatcatactggaATTGACAATTGGCCCGgttgagttcaccatggaatttcaagtgataaacgtggcggtgtcgtataatcttctgttggggagaccctggatccacgcagccaaagcagtgccttctacactacatcagatggtaaaatttgaatgggatagacaagagattgtgatacacggggatgacggtacaGGCGCCGttagtgatgccattgtgcccttcatagaaatcgacgatgacaagggcccatgggtttatcaggtttttgacgcagtctcagtagacaaaacTCCTAAGGgcgggggccttccacttcccagaatctcagttgcgaccgtcatggtagccttggagatgttgaagaacgggtttgtgccaggcaaaggtttaggggctgatcttcagggtattgttcagccaatttctttgcccaagaacctggatacttttgggcTGGGATTCAAGCCTACGGCAGCAGATGTAAAGCGGGCCcgaaagttgaagaagaaagtttgggttcttcccaagccagttccacgtctttccagatcatttg
Proteins encoded in this region:
- the LOC107831209 gene encoding uncharacterized protein LOC107831209: MREGEMVDYFLQTLEPTYFGHLVTSVGKSFNEVVKMGGMVEEGLRSNKIMSYSAIKATTQAIQSSTGGALGKKKIEEVATVEAGTWSRSRGPSPRCQPRPHHQNYPHTPYNPPQPYYPLQEPHFSVHHAQTYTQPPARPQWRAPFPQNTYPPPQNIYPPPQSTYPPPRAYRNPSGLGFRGNQAFRNERVHRQRTFTPLGETYTTLFHKLRQLGLLSPVEPKLPNPLPKNLDHSVSCEYCLGAPGHDTEKCWKLKTAIQDLIDTNRIEVQAPEAPNINENPLPVHHEAHIIELVHEGGKPKKPSQTVMMIRASPNKKPTSGKAVVQLGRVDDQPVVVMGKGSSVVVKKPEPVKVVLQGLSSTPVLVVKGARIEPVVIRPVMQLLITSEKAVPWSYSQVTVMHKGKKVVEEVCEAQGLTRSGRCFAPVELRRDNPITIKKPVTEEEAEEFLKKMKA